One Actinomycetota bacterium DNA segment encodes these proteins:
- a CDS encoding Fe-S cluster assembly protein SufB codes for MVVKPQDLDLGKGYQYAWHDEPTSINVPERGLTEDVVSGISKLKGEPEWMLRKRLKAYRHFMDRPMPSWGGDLSEIDFDNIYYYIKPTEGQVQSWDELPDDIKNTYVKLGIPEAEREFLGGVTAQYESETVYHQVKKELDDLGVIFTSMDEGLREHEDIVKKYFGTVIPANDNKFAALNSAVWSGGSFIYVPPNTNVD; via the coding sequence ATGGTCGTGAAGCCGCAAGATCTGGACCTCGGGAAGGGCTATCAATACGCGTGGCACGACGAGCCCACGTCGATCAACGTGCCCGAAAGAGGCTTAACGGAGGACGTCGTCTCCGGCATCTCCAAGCTCAAGGGCGAGCCCGAGTGGATGCTGCGCAAGCGGCTCAAGGCGTACCGCCACTTCATGGACCGCCCGATGCCCTCATGGGGCGGGGACCTGTCCGAGATCGACTTCGACAACATCTACTACTACATCAAGCCGACCGAGGGTCAGGTGCAGTCCTGGGACGAGCTTCCGGACGACATCAAGAACACCTACGTGAAGCTCGGTATCCCCGAGGCCGAGCGTGAGTTCCTCGGCGGTGTCACTGCGCAGTACGAAAGCGAAACCGTCTACCACCAGGTCAAGAAGGAGCTCGATGATCTCGGCGTCATCTTCACGAGCATGGACGAAGGGCTTCGTGAGCACGAGGACATCGTCAAGAAGTACTTCGGCACGGTCATCCCGGCGAACGACAACAAGTTCGCGGCGCTGAACAGCGCGGTGTGGTCGGGCGGCTCGTTCATCTACGTGCCGCCGAACACGAACGTCGACA
- a CDS encoding sulfurtransferase, producing MGGYAKDVLVDTDWVAENLDNPDIRIVEVDEDTAAYERGHIRNAVGLNWREDLQDALRRDFVGPDDFSKLMDKAGVTPDTTVVLYGGNNNWFAAYAYWYFRYYGHDNVKLMNGGRKKWELEGRELTQDPPKVVAGSGYNVMGANDDIRAFRDWVRDEVVGNKSYGLVDVRSPEEFRGELLAPPHLPQEQAQKPGHIPGAANIPWSKSVDPESGAFLSTEKLKELYEGEGITPDRNIVAYCRIGERSAHTWFVLHELLGYSNVRNYDGSWTEWGSLVGVPIER from the coding sequence ATGGGAGGCTACGCGAAGGACGTTCTCGTCGACACCGACTGGGTCGCTGAGAACCTCGACAACCCCGATATCCGGATCGTGGAGGTCGACGAGGACACGGCCGCGTACGAGCGCGGTCATATCCGGAATGCCGTCGGGCTGAACTGGCGCGAGGATCTGCAAGATGCGCTCAGGCGTGACTTCGTCGGGCCGGACGATTTCTCGAAGCTCATGGACAAGGCCGGCGTCACGCCGGATACCACCGTCGTCCTCTACGGCGGCAACAACAACTGGTTCGCGGCCTACGCGTACTGGTACTTCCGCTACTACGGTCACGACAACGTGAAGCTCATGAACGGCGGCCGCAAGAAGTGGGAGCTCGAGGGCCGTGAGCTGACGCAGGATCCACCCAAGGTCGTGGCCGGGTCGGGCTACAACGTCATGGGCGCGAACGACGACATCCGCGCGTTCCGTGACTGGGTACGCGACGAGGTGGTCGGCAACAAGTCCTACGGGCTCGTCGACGTCCGCTCCCCCGAGGAGTTCCGCGGCGAGCTGCTCGCACCGCCGCATCTGCCGCAGGAACAGGCGCAGAAGCCGGGACACATCCCCGGGGCCGCGAACATCCCCTGGTCGAAGTCGGTCGATCCCGAGTCGGGCGCCTTCCTCTCGACGGAGAAGCTCAAGGAGCTCTACGAAGGGGAAGGGATCACTCCCGACCGCAACATCGTCGCCTACTGCCGCATCGGCGAGCGCAGCGCCCACACGTGGTTCGTTCTGCACGAGCTGCTCGGCTACTCCAACGTTCGCAACTACGACGGTTCGTGGACCGAATGGGGATCGCTGGTCGGGGTTCCGATCGAGCGGTAA
- a CDS encoding methyltransferase produces the protein MPFAAATPDNPDSVLELFLSFWISRTVMAAVEMEVFDLLCGDGLPEADAAAELGLASRPARGLFDTCVSVGLLERSDGRLRTTASAERYLTSGSEYSLRNYALDERWCWGGWGRLVEALRSDAPTLEQDEDGYHTFPADFFLDFLHGHSLAMGDRLAAAVPLGDVGKIMDVGGGSGAVSIALSRSNPALHAVVIDQAPVLEKTHQHVAEAGLAARIDTHAANVFADPLPEGCDAAVIANFLHDFSPERAATILGRVADALPSGGRLIVMEIAPEDDRSGPPLPAVFTVTMIVNTEGGIAYTRAELREMIERAGFAFEREHRLGDRYVTTAIEARKR, from the coding sequence GTGCCTTTCGCCGCGGCGACTCCAGATAACCCCGACAGCGTTCTCGAACTGTTCCTCTCGTTCTGGATCTCGCGCACGGTCATGGCCGCCGTCGAGATGGAGGTCTTCGACCTCCTCTGCGGTGACGGACTTCCCGAAGCCGATGCGGCGGCCGAGCTCGGGCTCGCTTCGAGGCCCGCCCGTGGCCTGTTCGACACGTGCGTCTCGGTCGGGTTGCTCGAACGATCCGACGGACGCCTGCGGACGACGGCCTCGGCGGAGCGCTACCTAACGTCCGGCTCCGAGTACTCGCTCCGGAACTACGCGCTGGACGAGCGCTGGTGCTGGGGCGGCTGGGGCCGGCTCGTTGAAGCGCTTCGGAGCGATGCGCCGACGCTCGAGCAGGATGAGGACGGCTACCACACGTTCCCGGCCGACTTCTTCCTCGACTTCCTCCACGGACATTCCCTCGCGATGGGCGACCGGCTGGCGGCCGCGGTTCCGCTCGGCGACGTCGGCAAGATCATGGACGTCGGCGGCGGTTCCGGCGCCGTTTCGATCGCGCTCTCGCGATCCAATCCGGCGCTGCACGCGGTCGTGATCGACCAGGCGCCGGTACTGGAGAAGACCCATCAGCACGTCGCGGAGGCCGGTCTCGCCGCCCGGATCGACACGCACGCCGCGAACGTGTTCGCCGATCCGCTGCCGGAGGGCTGCGACGCCGCGGTCATCGCGAATTTCCTCCACGACTTCTCCCCCGAGCGCGCCGCGACGATCCTCGGCCGCGTGGCAGACGCGCTCCCGTCCGGCGGACGTTTGATCGTGATGGAGATCGCGCCGGAGGACGACCGCTCGGGGCCGCCTCTGCCTGCGGTCTTCACCGTAACGATGATCGTCAACACAGAAGGCGGGATCGCGTACACCCGCGCCGAGCTCCGCGAGATGATCGAACGCGCCGGATTCGCGTTCGAGCGGGAGCACCGGCTGGGCGATCGCTACGTCACGACCGCGATCGAAGCGCGCAAGAGATGA
- a CDS encoding metal-sulfur cluster assembly factor, with product MEEITGEAAKPEAGSTNGDAGEGPPTADQVREAIRVVVDPEIGISIVDLGLVYDIEVEDGVAKVTYTLTSMGCPVGPLIEAQMQQVVSLLPGLEGSEFTMVFKPPWGPEKMSDEAKAALGYL from the coding sequence ATGGAAGAGATCACGGGAGAAGCAGCGAAGCCCGAAGCGGGCTCAACGAACGGTGATGCCGGTGAGGGTCCGCCGACGGCGGATCAGGTGCGCGAAGCGATCCGCGTCGTCGTCGACCCCGAGATCGGCATCTCGATCGTCGATCTCGGCCTCGTGTACGACATCGAGGTCGAGGACGGGGTCGCGAAGGTCACCTACACCCTCACCTCGATGGGCTGCCCCGTCGGACCGCTGATCGAAGCGCAGATGCAGCAGGTCGTGTCGCTCCTGCCGGGCCTGGAAGGCTCGGAGTTCACCATGGTATTCAAGCCGCCGTGGGGACCCGAGAAGATGAGCGACGAAGCCAAGGCCGCGCTCGGCTACCTCTAG
- a CDS encoding ABC transporter substrate-binding protein, whose product MRRYLSIILVAFVAAACGDARPAGTPAAVVGSFPATVQASAGPVTIPARPARIVSLSPTSTEILFAIGAGSQMIAVDDQSNHPASAPRTTLSGFEPNIEAIASYQPDLVVFSNKAIAGKLTALSIPGLYHDAAATLDDTYRQINELGTATGHVGDAAKLVSSMRKEIGEIAAAVKAHEGEPAYYHELDSTYFSVTSKTFIGRVYALLGLRNIADAADSQGTGYPQLSAEYIIQANPALIFLADTKCCGQSAETVAKRAGWNQIDAVKGGHVIALDDDIASRWGPRIVDFLRTVSDALNALPAAA is encoded by the coding sequence GTGAGGAGATACCTGTCCATCATCTTGGTCGCGTTCGTCGCGGCCGCGTGCGGTGACGCGAGACCGGCGGGCACGCCGGCCGCGGTCGTCGGCTCGTTCCCGGCGACCGTCCAAGCGTCGGCCGGTCCCGTCACGATCCCGGCGCGCCCGGCGCGCATCGTTTCGCTGTCCCCCACCTCGACCGAGATCCTGTTCGCGATCGGCGCCGGTTCGCAGATGATCGCCGTCGACGACCAGTCGAACCATCCGGCGAGCGCACCGAGGACGACCCTGTCGGGATTCGAGCCGAACATCGAGGCGATCGCCTCGTACCAACCCGACCTCGTCGTGTTCTCCAACAAAGCGATCGCGGGGAAGCTGACGGCACTCTCGATCCCCGGCCTGTACCACGACGCGGCGGCCACGCTCGACGACACCTACCGACAGATCAACGAGTTGGGAACCGCGACGGGACACGTCGGCGACGCCGCGAAGCTCGTCTCGAGCATGCGCAAGGAGATCGGCGAGATTGCCGCGGCCGTGAAAGCACACGAGGGAGAGCCCGCCTACTACCACGAGCTCGACAGCACCTACTTCTCGGTGACGTCGAAGACCTTCATCGGACGCGTGTACGCGCTGCTAGGGCTGCGTAACATCGCCGACGCGGCCGACTCGCAGGGCACCGGCTACCCGCAGCTGTCCGCGGAGTACATCATCCAGGCGAACCCGGCCTTGATCTTCCTCGCCGACACCAAGTGCTGCGGGCAGAGTGCCGAGACGGTCGCGAAGCGCGCCGGCTGGAACCAGATCGACGCCGTCAAGGGCGGACACGTCATCGCCCTGGACGACGACATCGCGTCGCGGTGGGGCCCGCGGATCGTGGACTTCCTCCGCACCGTGTCCGACGCCTTGAACGCGTTGCCTGCGGCGGCCTGA
- a CDS encoding iron ABC transporter permease → MAVASVREHLGADRVRPARLRIGWVAGGIAFLFAAVALGVFIGPVGISPVQALRRLAGLLPFIEDTSNLSAQHEAILVQLRLPRVVLAAMVGGTLAISGAAYQGAFRNPLADPYLLGAAAGAGLGATIVIAYTSAGFGSDLMPIAAFVGALAAVALAYAVGRAGGMGRTVTSLVLAGIAITSFLTAIQTYVQQRESQTLREVYGWILGRLTTAGWSDVVLALPYMTVGIAVILSHRRLLDVLSVGDEEATSVGVRAARVRLIVVIAASLATAAAVAVSGLIGFVGLIVPHVVRLVAGSSYRVVLPLSLAFGGAFLILCDLLGRTMISPAELPIGVVTAFFGAPFFALILHTSRKTL, encoded by the coding sequence ATGGCCGTCGCGTCGGTCCGCGAGCATCTCGGTGCGGACCGGGTTCGTCCGGCGCGGCTGCGGATCGGGTGGGTGGCCGGCGGCATCGCCTTCCTGTTCGCAGCCGTCGCCCTCGGGGTGTTCATCGGCCCCGTCGGCATCAGTCCGGTGCAGGCGCTCCGGCGCCTGGCCGGGCTGCTGCCGTTCATCGAAGACACGTCGAACCTGTCGGCCCAACACGAGGCGATCCTCGTGCAGCTGCGTCTGCCGCGGGTCGTGCTGGCGGCCATGGTCGGGGGAACGCTCGCGATCTCGGGCGCCGCGTACCAGGGCGCGTTCCGCAACCCGCTGGCGGATCCGTATCTGCTCGGGGCGGCGGCGGGAGCCGGCCTCGGCGCCACGATCGTTATCGCCTACACATCGGCGGGGTTCGGCTCGGACCTGATGCCGATCGCCGCGTTCGTCGGCGCACTCGCCGCGGTCGCGCTCGCCTACGCCGTCGGGCGAGCCGGAGGGATGGGGCGGACGGTGACCTCGCTGGTGCTCGCCGGCATCGCGATCACCTCCTTCCTGACGGCGATCCAGACCTACGTGCAGCAGCGCGAGTCGCAGACCCTGCGCGAGGTCTACGGCTGGATCCTCGGACGACTGACGACGGCAGGATGGAGCGACGTGGTGCTCGCGCTCCCCTACATGACGGTCGGGATCGCGGTGATCCTTTCGCATCGACGGCTCCTCGACGTGCTGTCGGTCGGAGACGAGGAGGCGACGAGCGTCGGCGTGCGAGCCGCACGCGTCCGGCTCATCGTCGTGATCGCCGCGTCGCTCGCGACGGCCGCGGCGGTCGCGGTCAGCGGGCTGATCGGTTTCGTCGGCCTGATCGTGCCGCACGTCGTCCGGCTCGTGGCCGGGTCGAGCTACCGTGTGGTCCTGCCACTATCGCTCGCGTTCGGCGGAGCGTTCCTGATCCTGTGCGACCTGCTCGGCCGCACGATGATCTCGCCGGCGGAGCTTCCGATCGGGGTCGTGACCGCGTTCTTCGGTGCCCCGTTCTTCGCGCTGATCCTGCACACGAGCCGCAAGACGCTATGA
- a CDS encoding ABC transporter ATP-binding protein, which yields MTAIEVRGLSVTLGGRSILRDVSLAVAPGEWVGVIGPNGAGKTTLLRAIAALVPRSGAVTFDGRDAGALRPRDRARCVAIVAQRPLLPDAMNVAEYVLLGRSPYVSYFGTETRTDVAAVASALERLGIERFADRPLGTLSGGEQQRAVLARAIAQNAPTLLLDEGTSALDVGAQQQVLELVSELRTSEQLTVLSAMHDLTLAGQFTDRVALLSAGEIVATGSPEEVIREDLIREHYGAEVRVTHGPDGIVVSPVRSRRTTSQEVRT from the coding sequence ATGACCGCGATCGAGGTTCGCGGGCTGTCCGTCACCCTCGGCGGCCGTAGCATCCTCCGCGACGTCTCTCTCGCGGTGGCCCCCGGCGAGTGGGTGGGCGTGATCGGGCCGAATGGAGCCGGCAAGACCACCCTGCTTCGCGCGATCGCGGCGCTGGTCCCGCGTTCGGGTGCGGTGACGTTCGACGGCCGGGACGCCGGCGCGCTCCGGCCGCGCGACCGCGCCCGATGCGTCGCGATCGTGGCGCAGCGGCCGCTCCTCCCCGACGCGATGAACGTCGCCGAGTACGTGCTCCTCGGCCGCTCGCCCTACGTGTCGTACTTCGGCACCGAGACGCGCACCGACGTCGCGGCCGTCGCGTCTGCTCTGGAGCGGCTCGGGATCGAGCGGTTCGCCGACCGGCCACTGGGGACGCTGAGCGGAGGCGAGCAGCAGCGAGCCGTGCTCGCGCGGGCGATCGCGCAGAACGCTCCGACGTTACTGCTCGACGAGGGAACCAGCGCGCTCGACGTCGGCGCGCAGCAGCAGGTCCTCGAGCTCGTCTCGGAGCTCCGGACGAGCGAGCAGCTGACGGTCCTGAGCGCGATGCACGACCTGACGCTCGCCGGACAGTTCACCGACCGCGTCGCGCTGCTGTCCGCCGGCGAGATCGTCGCGACCGGATCTCCCGAGGAGGTGATCCGCGAAGACCTCATCCGCGAGCACTACGGCGCGGAGGTCCGCGTCACCCACGGGCCGGACGGCATCGTGGTGTCGCCGGTCCGCTCCCGGCGCACGACATCCCAGGAGGTGCGGACGTGA
- the cobO gene encoding cob(I)yrinic acid a,c-diamide adenosyltransferase — translation MSEPPRNAPPRAQKKASSLVLVNTGDGKGKSTAAFGMAMRAAGRGWPVCVIQFLKSDRWKTGEEQAARTLGIDWWTLGDGFTWDSEDMERSEAVARAAWAAAVEKIAGGDYRLVVLDEVTYPVIWGWIDEADLVAAIRARPPHVSVIVTGRGATPAIVELADTVTEMVKRKHAFDAGITALAGIEY, via the coding sequence GTGAGCGAGCCACCGCGCAACGCGCCGCCGCGCGCTCAGAAGAAGGCATCCTCGCTGGTGCTCGTCAACACCGGCGATGGGAAGGGGAAGTCGACGGCAGCGTTCGGGATGGCCATGCGCGCGGCGGGACGCGGCTGGCCGGTCTGCGTGATCCAGTTCCTCAAGTCGGATCGATGGAAGACCGGCGAGGAGCAAGCCGCGCGAACGCTCGGTATCGATTGGTGGACCCTCGGCGACGGGTTCACCTGGGACTCGGAGGACATGGAACGAAGCGAGGCCGTGGCGCGCGCCGCATGGGCTGCGGCCGTGGAGAAGATCGCCGGCGGCGATTACCGGCTCGTCGTCCTCGACGAGGTGACGTACCCGGTGATATGGGGCTGGATCGACGAGGCCGACCTCGTCGCCGCGATCCGCGCGCGCCCGCCGCACGTGAGCGTCATCGTGACCGGGCGGGGCGCGACGCCGGCGATCGTAGAGCTCGCCGACACCGTCACCGAGATGGTCAAGCGGAAGCACGCGTTCGACGCGGGGATCACCGCGCTCGCGGGGATCGAGTACTGA
- the cobU gene encoding bifunctional adenosylcobinamide kinase/adenosylcobinamide-phosphate guanylyltransferase → MGLTLLIGGARSGKSVLAVRAAEAHDGPVTFVATAEPRDDEMAARIAQHRSTRPADWDTVEEPIDLTGAIAGAPVHACVIVDCLTLWVANLLERGSGREDVEARAMEASESAAGRVAPVLVVTNEVGSGIVPMHPETRSYRDLMGGVNAIFARHAEHVLLVVAGRALALPPIEEVLSDVFGR, encoded by the coding sequence ATGGGTCTCACGCTGCTCATCGGCGGCGCCCGCAGCGGCAAGTCCGTTCTCGCGGTGCGCGCGGCGGAGGCGCACGACGGGCCGGTGACGTTCGTCGCGACCGCAGAACCGCGCGACGACGAGATGGCCGCGCGGATCGCTCAGCACCGCAGCACCCGCCCGGCCGACTGGGACACGGTGGAGGAGCCGATCGACCTCACCGGCGCGATCGCCGGCGCGCCGGTGCATGCCTGCGTGATCGTCGACTGCCTGACGCTCTGGGTCGCCAACCTTCTCGAGCGCGGCTCCGGTCGGGAAGACGTGGAAGCTCGTGCGATGGAAGCGTCCGAGTCGGCGGCCGGCCGGGTGGCTCCGGTGCTCGTGGTCACGAACGAGGTTGGCTCCGGCATCGTCCCTATGCATCCCGAGACGCGGTCGTACCGCGACTTGATGGGAGGCGTGAACGCGATCTTCGCTCGCCACGCCGAGCACGTCCTGCTGGTGGTGGCCGGACGTGCCCTCGCTCTCCCGCCGATCGAGGAGGTGCTGTCCGATGTCTTCGGTCGATGA
- the cobT gene encoding nicotinate-nucleotide--dimethylbenzimidazole phosphoribosyltransferase, translating to MSSVDEEIARLLREAPAPDEESRRAVASRAEQVLRPAGALARLDEICGWLAAWQRTGRPVVARPAVVVFVGDHGVTAEGVSAYPAAVTPVMLRALREGVATAAAMARAVGAELHAVDVGAGRPTGNIVREPAMDAERFAGCFEAGRSAVVGLDCDVLVLGEMGIGNTTPAAAVAATLFGGPAEEWTGRGTGIDDDAWARKVAVVEAARARVPSEAGPIEMLREAGGAELAAIAGAALEARLRSIPIVLDGFVVTAAVAALEVAVPGSLDHCIAGHRSPEPGHALLLSKLGKEPLLELGMRLGEASGAIAALPLVRLAAAAVLEVATFEEFGLKR from the coding sequence ATGTCTTCGGTCGATGAGGAGATCGCGCGGCTGCTCAGGGAAGCGCCGGCGCCCGACGAGGAGTCACGACGTGCCGTGGCTTCCCGTGCAGAGCAGGTACTGAGACCCGCCGGGGCGCTGGCGAGGCTGGACGAGATATGCGGCTGGCTCGCGGCGTGGCAACGCACCGGCCGGCCCGTCGTGGCGCGTCCCGCGGTCGTCGTTTTCGTCGGCGATCACGGGGTCACTGCCGAAGGCGTCAGCGCCTACCCGGCCGCGGTAACCCCGGTGATGTTGCGAGCCCTGCGCGAAGGCGTCGCGACCGCCGCAGCGATGGCCCGCGCGGTGGGCGCCGAGCTGCACGCGGTCGACGTCGGCGCGGGACGGCCGACGGGGAACATCGTCCGCGAGCCGGCGATGGATGCGGAACGCTTCGCGGGATGCTTCGAGGCCGGACGATCCGCGGTCGTCGGGCTCGACTGCGATGTGCTCGTGCTCGGCGAGATGGGGATCGGCAACACGACACCGGCCGCGGCCGTCGCTGCCACCCTCTTCGGGGGGCCGGCCGAGGAGTGGACCGGCCGGGGAACCGGCATCGACGACGACGCCTGGGCACGGAAGGTCGCCGTGGTCGAGGCGGCGCGTGCCCGGGTGCCGTCCGAAGCCGGGCCGATCGAGATGCTTCGCGAAGCGGGCGGAGCCGAGCTCGCGGCCATCGCCGGCGCGGCGCTCGAGGCGCGGCTGCGGTCGATCCCGATCGTGCTCGACGGCTTCGTCGTCACCGCAGCCGTTGCGGCCCTCGAGGTCGCCGTGCCCGGATCGCTCGATCATTGCATCGCGGGGCATCGGTCTCCGGAGCCCGGACACGCGCTGCTGCTCTCCAAGCTCGGTAAGGAGCCGCTGCTCGAGCTCGGCATGCGACTGGGTGAGGCGAGCGGCGCGATCGCCGCGCTCCCGCTCGTCCGGCTCGCCGCCGCCGCCGTGCTCGAGGTGGCGACGTTCGAGGAGTTCGGGCTCAAACGGTGA
- a CDS encoding adenosylcobinamide-GDP ribazoletransferase, translating to MSGFFDAMALLTRVPTRGGAHTERAVPWLPVVGAVIGVVVAGMYASTRGAVGPTAAAALAVGAGILLTGALHEDGLADTADAFGAGVGRERTLEILKDPRHGTYGTLALVLSVVVRVAALSALTGLAAVTALPVAHSVSRAAAGWMLGRLPAATPDGLGATYAAPVTSLQAGVALGIGAIAAVGLLGVWGLGAVSLAVLAASGVGRLAASKIGGITGDVLGATQQLCEIGVLLLAAAAARAGGAVPWWQG from the coding sequence GTGAGCGGATTCTTCGATGCGATGGCGCTCCTCACCCGGGTCCCGACGCGCGGCGGCGCCCACACCGAGCGAGCCGTCCCGTGGCTTCCGGTCGTCGGTGCGGTCATCGGCGTGGTCGTCGCCGGCATGTATGCATCGACGCGAGGGGCGGTCGGTCCCACCGCGGCCGCCGCGCTCGCCGTGGGTGCCGGGATCCTGCTGACGGGCGCCCTCCACGAGGACGGGCTCGCCGACACCGCGGACGCCTTCGGCGCCGGCGTGGGCCGCGAGCGAACGCTCGAGATCTTGAAGGATCCCAGACACGGAACCTACGGCACGCTGGCGCTCGTGCTCAGCGTCGTCGTACGGGTGGCCGCCCTGTCCGCGTTGACCGGGCTCGCGGCTGTGACGGCGCTGCCGGTTGCGCACTCGGTCAGCCGCGCGGCCGCCGGATGGATGCTCGGGCGACTGCCGGCGGCGACGCCCGACGGGCTGGGCGCGACGTACGCCGCCCCGGTGACCTCCCTGCAAGCGGGAGTCGCGCTGGGGATCGGCGCGATCGCCGCCGTGGGCCTCCTCGGGGTGTGGGGACTCGGCGCGGTCTCGCTGGCCGTCCTGGCGGCGTCGGGCGTGGGACGGCTGGCGGCATCAAAGATCGGCGGCATCACCGGGGACGTGCTCGGCGCGACGCAACAACTCTGCGAGATCGGGGTGTTGCTCCTGGCCGCCGCGGCGGCCCGCGCCGGTGGGGCCGTCCCGTGGTGGCAGGGCTAG
- the gcvT gene encoding glycine cleavage system aminomethyltransferase GcvT, giving the protein MEARRSPLDAAHRALGAHMGSFAGWEMPISYAGTIAEHTAVRQRVGMFDVTHLGTIGVRGAGAGELLDRVLSNRMTDLAPGRARYTLILDDNAGIVDDIIVYAFLPGEFLVVPNASNVDEVERRLRDRASSGVGIEQLLRAKIAVQGPSSREALTSVIHNVPGLGYMRCAVVGDVAIARSGYTGEHGYEIFTTAELAPTLWEGLLAEVKARGGEPCGLAARDTLRLEMGYPLHGNDIDTATTPREAHLDWAVAVSKDHFVGKPAFEANPPRKELVGLKMVDRVIPRHGATVELRGRTLGTVTSGTFSPTLKTGIALAYVEPPGSLVEGDDVEVVVRGKRGKARVTRPPFVPRSPK; this is encoded by the coding sequence GTGGAGGCCCGCCGTTCGCCGCTCGACGCAGCGCATCGCGCGCTGGGGGCGCACATGGGCTCCTTCGCCGGGTGGGAGATGCCGATCTCCTACGCCGGGACGATCGCGGAGCACACCGCCGTCCGGCAACGCGTCGGAATGTTCGATGTGACGCATCTCGGGACGATCGGGGTACGGGGCGCCGGCGCCGGCGAACTGCTCGATCGGGTTCTGTCGAATCGGATGACCGATCTCGCACCCGGACGAGCGCGATACACGCTCATCCTCGACGACAACGCCGGGATCGTCGATGACATCATCGTCTACGCGTTCCTACCCGGAGAGTTCCTGGTCGTGCCGAACGCTTCCAACGTCGACGAAGTGGAGCGACGGCTCCGCGATCGTGCCTCGTCCGGCGTCGGCATCGAGCAGCTGCTCCGCGCAAAGATCGCCGTGCAAGGCCCCAGTTCGCGAGAGGCGTTGACTTCGGTGATCCACAACGTGCCGGGACTCGGCTACATGCGGTGTGCGGTCGTCGGCGATGTGGCGATCGCGCGCAGCGGCTACACGGGGGAGCACGGCTACGAGATCTTCACGACCGCCGAGCTAGCCCCGACGCTGTGGGAGGGATTGCTCGCGGAAGTGAAAGCTCGCGGCGGCGAGCCGTGTGGCCTCGCGGCTCGCGACACGCTGCGCCTTGAGATGGGTTATCCGTTGCACGGCAACGACATCGATACCGCGACAACCCCGCGGGAGGCGCACCTCGACTGGGCGGTGGCCGTCTCGAAGGACCACTTCGTCGGCAAGCCGGCCTTCGAGGCGAACCCACCTCGCAAGGAGCTCGTCGGGCTCAAGATGGTGGATCGGGTCATCCCTCGCCACGGCGCGACGGTGGAGCTCCGGGGACGGACGCTCGGGACGGTGACGAGCGGCACGTTCTCGCCGACGCTGAAGACGGGGATCGCCCTCGCCTACGTGGAGCCTCCCGGCTCGCTGGTAGAGGGGGACGACGTCGAGGTCGTGGTTCGCGGCAAGCGCGGGAAGGCCCGGGTCACGCGGCCCCCGTTCGTCCCTCGCTCGCCGAAGTAG